In one Aquila chrysaetos chrysaetos chromosome 24, bAquChr1.4, whole genome shotgun sequence genomic region, the following are encoded:
- the C24H1orf116 gene encoding specifically androgen-regulated gene protein isoform X1 codes for MPFVGCSASPRGQQSSPGHAPCEHNWPLHRPGPCPGKVSLSGAPTAAGILPPAPDAVAACDMPKKELGMAGCNSGSCDSMVSTASNHSQCSDNSYDYLSVEEKECLMFLEETIGSLDAEADSGVSTDETDYMEPSKLPRTWSKRDSVPRDLENGAPPPSAGQQRAAEQKSAKSISAFSSSAPAAVPSSGYYSLPRSITVANGASDSKVTVGRVEDPVPVDKSSQDMAKEDRLDQANTRSHMKSLGSLIIQPSDPFQDNLVSHEWSRNNHSDAKRETAKETKTWTPWGQPEKSTLEEAPQDPDAKRGPPTAPKPRKLPPNIILKTSKNSPVPLTTEPSQKVKALPLSSAGSQPGSANDAAAEKVNSGHLDPKEREKARREALEKLGLSQDRRDPSAHLQPTMHSQPREMPFPVPGESQAQCEAVERSVPGIRQMTFKSNTLERSGVGLSSYMASTKEQSVKTSSSLGKMSFIERLAPSFLRSSRPRPVSLGAGKDFAGLKEPGQAEQEKSSKRRSHPLQSFPRPSRSCISVKISPKGATDENRREALKKLGLLKE; via the exons ATGCCTTTTGTCGGCTGCTCAGCCTCTCCCCGCGGGCAGCAGAGCTCTCCTGGCCACGCACCCTGCGAGCATAACTGGCCCCTCCACCGCCCGGGACCCTGCCCCGGGAAGGTCTCGCTGTCGGGAGCCCCGACGGCAG CCGGGATATTGCCCCCCGCACCGGACGCCGTGGCAGCCTGTGATATGCCTAAGAAGGAGCTGGGGATGGCTGGCTGCAACTCTGGCAGCTGCGACAGCATGGTCAGCACAGCCTCCAACCACTCGCAGTGT agtgATAACAGTTACGACTACTTATCTGTGGAAGAGAAAGAGTGTTTGATGTTCTTAGAAGAAACTATTGGCTCACTGGATGCAGAAGCAGACAGTGGGGTCTCTACCGATGAGACTGACTACATGGAGCCCTCCAAGTTGCCCAGGACATGGTCTAAGAGAGACTCCGTTCCCCGAG ATTTGGAGAACGGGGCTCCCCCTCCGAGCGCAGGTCAGCAGCGTGCAGCTGAACAGAAGAGCGCTAAGAGCATCTCTGCCTTCTCAAGCTCGGCTCCAGCAGCAGTTCCAAGCTCAGGCTATTACAGTCTTCCAAGGAGCATCACGGTAGCAAATGGAGCTTCTGACAGCAAAGTGACTGTCGGCAGAGTGGAGGACCCAGTGCCAGTAGATAAATCTTCACAGGACATGGCCAAGGAGGACAGGCTTGACCAAGCCAACACAAGAAGCCACATGAAGTCCCTGGGATCTTTGATTATCCAACCTTCAGATCCCTTCCAGGATAACCTGGTGAGCCACGAGTGGTCACGTAACAATCACTCAGATGCCAAGAGGGAAACAGCCAAGGAGACCAAGACTTGGACTCCATGGGGCCAGCCAGAGAAATCCACATTAGAAGAGGCCCCTCAGGACCCCGATGCCAAGCGTGGGCCTCCAACTGCCCCCAAACCGCGAAAACTGCCACCAAATATTATcctgaaaaccagcaaaaacaGCCCAGTGCCACTCACCACGGAGCCGAGCCAGAAGGTAAAAGCACTGCCTCTGTCCTCAGCTGGCTCTCAGCCCGGCTCTGCCAACGACGCTGCTGCCGAAAAGGTGAATTCAGGGCACCTCGACCccaaggagagggagaaagccCGGCGGGAGGCATTGGAGAAGCTCGGACTGTCACAGGACAGGAGGGACCCCAGCGCTCATCTTCAACCTACCATGCATTCCCAACCAAGGGAGATGCCATTCCCCGTCCCTGGAGAGTCCCAGGCACAATGTGAGGCAGTGGAGAGGTCGGTGCCGGGTATCCGGCAGATGACCTTCAAATCCAACACCCTGGAGCGCTCCGGCGTGGGGCTGAGCAGCTACATGGCCAGCACCAAGGAGCAGAGCGTCAAGACCAGCAGCTCCTTGGGCAAGATGTCCTTCATCGAGCGTCTCGCCCCGAGCTTCCTCCGGAGCAGCCGCCCCCGGCCGGTGTCCCTCGGGGCAGGGAAGGACTTTGCTGGTCTGAAGGAGCCCGGGCAGGCggagcaggagaagagcagcaagCGGCGATCCCACCCGCTGCAGAGCTTCCCCAGGCCATCCCGCTCCTGCATCAGCGTGAAGATTTCCCCCAAGGGTGCGACGGATGAGAACCGGCGAGAGGCACTGAAGAAGCTCGGTCTGCTGAAGGAATAG
- the LOC115335237 gene encoding polymeric immunoglobulin receptor-like codes for MAVLFLLAALLQEPVSSTLYGSRFLTGEVGGSVTHQCFYSIIPANKYDRKYWCRIAGNGVCYTIISTTGYISKGHVGRVSLEDIPQKGTFTVTMTELKKNDTGTYRCGIGTTNRDLYVSLNLTILADAGALGSTELVQGELHGSVTVLCPPGDTQGSKKRFWCKLGRTGCTLIADTDGYVGKSYQGRIFITAQESSGAFKILINDLKKEDSGLYRCGTGRLSGQDSQRMVALQVTTASTLPKRPKFLSGTVGGSLSVKCHYDPKGNYEKKYLCRWKEASCSLLVDVDGFVHESYKGRIQIASSNQENGTYTVVMSHLREEDAGWYWCGAKNGHTEHTSSVKLRIQKEACSSQHPETSSFVKPTLSSLSIYSTPTQRSTTSLAYAMGTVTESTSTLLPTTPPQHLCNLPRQNLSRELIR; via the exons ATGGCAGTTCTCTTTCTCTTAGCAGCTTTGCTGCAAG agCCAGTTTCAAGTACCTTGTATGGATCCAGGTTTTTGACAGGTGAGGTTGGAGGATCGGTCACCCATCAGTGCTTCTACTCCATCATACCAGCCAACAAATACGACCGAAAATACTGGTGCAGAATAGCAGGAAACGGAGTTTGCTACACCATCATTTCTACAACCGGCTACATCTCAAAAGGCCACGTGGGGCGAGTGTCTCTCGAGGACATCCCCCAGAAAGGCACCTTCACGGTGACAATGACAGAGCTGAAGAAGAACGACACAGGGACCTACCGATGCGGCATCGGCACCACCAACAGAGACCTGTACGTCAGCCTGAACCTGACGATTTTGGCAG ATGCCGGTGCGTTGGGGTCGACCGAGCTCGTCCAGGGAGAGCTCCACGGCTCTGTCACGGTCCTGTGCCCTCCTGGGGACACCCAAGGCAGCAAGAAGAGGTTCTGGTGCAAACTGGGGAGAACCGGCTGCACTCTCATAGCTGACACCGATGGCTACGTGGGAAAGAGTTACCAAGGACGAATCTTTATCACCGCTCAGGAGAGCTCTGGAGCTTTCAAAATCTTGATAAATGacttaaaaaaggaagactcGGGGCTGTACAGGTGCGGGACGGGAAGGCTCAGCGGTCAGGACAGCCAGCGGATGGTGGCTCTGCAGGTGACCACAG CCTCCACCCTTCCCAAGAGACCAAAATTTCTCAGCGGCACAGTCGGAGGCTCGCTGTCCGTGAAGTGCCACTATGATCCCAAAGGGAACTACGAGAAGAAGTACTTGTGCAGGTGGAAGGAAGCTAGCTGCTCACTGCTTGTGGATGTGGATGGGTTTGTGCACGAGTCCTACAAAGGGCGAATACAAATAGCCAGCAGCAACCAGGAAAATGGGACTTACACCGTGGTGATGAGCCACCTGAGAGAGGAGGATGCAGGATGGTACTGGTGCGGGGCTAAAAACGGGCACACAGAGCACACGTCCTCCGTGAAGCTGCGCATCCAGAAGG AAGCCTGCTCTTCACAACACCCGGAAACATCCAGTTTTGTGAAACCCACTTTATCAAGTCTGTCCATCTACAGCACGCCCACACAGAGGAGCACCACGAGCCTGGCATATGCAATGGGCACTGTGACCGAGAGCACCAGCACCCTGCTGCCCActacccccccccagcacctctgTAACCTCCCCAGGCAAAATCTATCACGAGAG CTCATCAGGTGA
- the C24H1orf116 gene encoding specifically androgen-regulated gene protein isoform X2: MEFLRNQTDAQLLKHLRLADFTAHSPGSTQGRLWLLPCVNPPIAGILPPAPDAVAACDMPKKELGMAGCNSGSCDSMVSTASNHSQCSDNSYDYLSVEEKECLMFLEETIGSLDAEADSGVSTDETDYMEPSKLPRTWSKRDSVPRDLENGAPPPSAGQQRAAEQKSAKSISAFSSSAPAAVPSSGYYSLPRSITVANGASDSKVTVGRVEDPVPVDKSSQDMAKEDRLDQANTRSHMKSLGSLIIQPSDPFQDNLVSHEWSRNNHSDAKRETAKETKTWTPWGQPEKSTLEEAPQDPDAKRGPPTAPKPRKLPPNIILKTSKNSPVPLTTEPSQKVKALPLSSAGSQPGSANDAAAEKVNSGHLDPKEREKARREALEKLGLSQDRRDPSAHLQPTMHSQPREMPFPVPGESQAQCEAVERSVPGIRQMTFKSNTLERSGVGLSSYMASTKEQSVKTSSSLGKMSFIERLAPSFLRSSRPRPVSLGAGKDFAGLKEPGQAEQEKSSKRRSHPLQSFPRPSRSCISVKISPKGATDENRREALKKLGLLKE, encoded by the exons ATGGAGTTTTTGAGAAATCAGACTGACGCACAACTCCTGAAGCATCTGCGTTTGGCAGATTTCACAGCTCACAGCCCAGGCAGCACCCAAGGGCGGCTCTGGCTCCTGCCCTGCGTGAACCCACCCATAG CCGGGATATTGCCCCCCGCACCGGACGCCGTGGCAGCCTGTGATATGCCTAAGAAGGAGCTGGGGATGGCTGGCTGCAACTCTGGCAGCTGCGACAGCATGGTCAGCACAGCCTCCAACCACTCGCAGTGT agtgATAACAGTTACGACTACTTATCTGTGGAAGAGAAAGAGTGTTTGATGTTCTTAGAAGAAACTATTGGCTCACTGGATGCAGAAGCAGACAGTGGGGTCTCTACCGATGAGACTGACTACATGGAGCCCTCCAAGTTGCCCAGGACATGGTCTAAGAGAGACTCCGTTCCCCGAG ATTTGGAGAACGGGGCTCCCCCTCCGAGCGCAGGTCAGCAGCGTGCAGCTGAACAGAAGAGCGCTAAGAGCATCTCTGCCTTCTCAAGCTCGGCTCCAGCAGCAGTTCCAAGCTCAGGCTATTACAGTCTTCCAAGGAGCATCACGGTAGCAAATGGAGCTTCTGACAGCAAAGTGACTGTCGGCAGAGTGGAGGACCCAGTGCCAGTAGATAAATCTTCACAGGACATGGCCAAGGAGGACAGGCTTGACCAAGCCAACACAAGAAGCCACATGAAGTCCCTGGGATCTTTGATTATCCAACCTTCAGATCCCTTCCAGGATAACCTGGTGAGCCACGAGTGGTCACGTAACAATCACTCAGATGCCAAGAGGGAAACAGCCAAGGAGACCAAGACTTGGACTCCATGGGGCCAGCCAGAGAAATCCACATTAGAAGAGGCCCCTCAGGACCCCGATGCCAAGCGTGGGCCTCCAACTGCCCCCAAACCGCGAAAACTGCCACCAAATATTATcctgaaaaccagcaaaaacaGCCCAGTGCCACTCACCACGGAGCCGAGCCAGAAGGTAAAAGCACTGCCTCTGTCCTCAGCTGGCTCTCAGCCCGGCTCTGCCAACGACGCTGCTGCCGAAAAGGTGAATTCAGGGCACCTCGACCccaaggagagggagaaagccCGGCGGGAGGCATTGGAGAAGCTCGGACTGTCACAGGACAGGAGGGACCCCAGCGCTCATCTTCAACCTACCATGCATTCCCAACCAAGGGAGATGCCATTCCCCGTCCCTGGAGAGTCCCAGGCACAATGTGAGGCAGTGGAGAGGTCGGTGCCGGGTATCCGGCAGATGACCTTCAAATCCAACACCCTGGAGCGCTCCGGCGTGGGGCTGAGCAGCTACATGGCCAGCACCAAGGAGCAGAGCGTCAAGACCAGCAGCTCCTTGGGCAAGATGTCCTTCATCGAGCGTCTCGCCCCGAGCTTCCTCCGGAGCAGCCGCCCCCGGCCGGTGTCCCTCGGGGCAGGGAAGGACTTTGCTGGTCTGAAGGAGCCCGGGCAGGCggagcaggagaagagcagcaagCGGCGATCCCACCCGCTGCAGAGCTTCCCCAGGCCATCCCGCTCCTGCATCAGCGTGAAGATTTCCCCCAAGGGTGCGACGGATGAGAACCGGCGAGAGGCACTGAAGAAGCTCGGTCTGCTGAAGGAATAG
- the C24H1orf116 gene encoding specifically androgen-regulated gene protein isoform X3 → MPKKELGMAGCNSGSCDSMVSTASNHSQCSDNSYDYLSVEEKECLMFLEETIGSLDAEADSGVSTDETDYMEPSKLPRTWSKRDSVPRDLENGAPPPSAGQQRAAEQKSAKSISAFSSSAPAAVPSSGYYSLPRSITVANGASDSKVTVGRVEDPVPVDKSSQDMAKEDRLDQANTRSHMKSLGSLIIQPSDPFQDNLVSHEWSRNNHSDAKRETAKETKTWTPWGQPEKSTLEEAPQDPDAKRGPPTAPKPRKLPPNIILKTSKNSPVPLTTEPSQKVKALPLSSAGSQPGSANDAAAEKVNSGHLDPKEREKARREALEKLGLSQDRRDPSAHLQPTMHSQPREMPFPVPGESQAQCEAVERSVPGIRQMTFKSNTLERSGVGLSSYMASTKEQSVKTSSSLGKMSFIERLAPSFLRSSRPRPVSLGAGKDFAGLKEPGQAEQEKSSKRRSHPLQSFPRPSRSCISVKISPKGATDENRREALKKLGLLKE, encoded by the exons ATGCCTAAGAAGGAGCTGGGGATGGCTGGCTGCAACTCTGGCAGCTGCGACAGCATGGTCAGCACAGCCTCCAACCACTCGCAGTGT agtgATAACAGTTACGACTACTTATCTGTGGAAGAGAAAGAGTGTTTGATGTTCTTAGAAGAAACTATTGGCTCACTGGATGCAGAAGCAGACAGTGGGGTCTCTACCGATGAGACTGACTACATGGAGCCCTCCAAGTTGCCCAGGACATGGTCTAAGAGAGACTCCGTTCCCCGAG ATTTGGAGAACGGGGCTCCCCCTCCGAGCGCAGGTCAGCAGCGTGCAGCTGAACAGAAGAGCGCTAAGAGCATCTCTGCCTTCTCAAGCTCGGCTCCAGCAGCAGTTCCAAGCTCAGGCTATTACAGTCTTCCAAGGAGCATCACGGTAGCAAATGGAGCTTCTGACAGCAAAGTGACTGTCGGCAGAGTGGAGGACCCAGTGCCAGTAGATAAATCTTCACAGGACATGGCCAAGGAGGACAGGCTTGACCAAGCCAACACAAGAAGCCACATGAAGTCCCTGGGATCTTTGATTATCCAACCTTCAGATCCCTTCCAGGATAACCTGGTGAGCCACGAGTGGTCACGTAACAATCACTCAGATGCCAAGAGGGAAACAGCCAAGGAGACCAAGACTTGGACTCCATGGGGCCAGCCAGAGAAATCCACATTAGAAGAGGCCCCTCAGGACCCCGATGCCAAGCGTGGGCCTCCAACTGCCCCCAAACCGCGAAAACTGCCACCAAATATTATcctgaaaaccagcaaaaacaGCCCAGTGCCACTCACCACGGAGCCGAGCCAGAAGGTAAAAGCACTGCCTCTGTCCTCAGCTGGCTCTCAGCCCGGCTCTGCCAACGACGCTGCTGCCGAAAAGGTGAATTCAGGGCACCTCGACCccaaggagagggagaaagccCGGCGGGAGGCATTGGAGAAGCTCGGACTGTCACAGGACAGGAGGGACCCCAGCGCTCATCTTCAACCTACCATGCATTCCCAACCAAGGGAGATGCCATTCCCCGTCCCTGGAGAGTCCCAGGCACAATGTGAGGCAGTGGAGAGGTCGGTGCCGGGTATCCGGCAGATGACCTTCAAATCCAACACCCTGGAGCGCTCCGGCGTGGGGCTGAGCAGCTACATGGCCAGCACCAAGGAGCAGAGCGTCAAGACCAGCAGCTCCTTGGGCAAGATGTCCTTCATCGAGCGTCTCGCCCCGAGCTTCCTCCGGAGCAGCCGCCCCCGGCCGGTGTCCCTCGGGGCAGGGAAGGACTTTGCTGGTCTGAAGGAGCCCGGGCAGGCggagcaggagaagagcagcaagCGGCGATCCCACCCGCTGCAGAGCTTCCCCAGGCCATCCCGCTCCTGCATCAGCGTGAAGATTTCCCCCAAGGGTGCGACGGATGAGAACCGGCGAGAGGCACTGAAGAAGCTCGGTCTGCTGAAGGAATAG